One segment of Erigeron canadensis isolate Cc75 chromosome 2, C_canadensis_v1, whole genome shotgun sequence DNA contains the following:
- the LOC122586722 gene encoding protein CURVATURE THYLAKOID 1A, chloroplastic-like — MAAAASSSSIFANRSETKSFHRPSYSRPLLPRHSPSSLTTKPSSSYLSNLKISGSKRSSSYCIKASSEDSSETSQVGEVFSGLKEKWDALENKPMVVIYGGGAAVGVWLSATIIDAINGVPVIPKFMELVGLGYTGWFIYRYLLFKSTRKELADDIEALKKKIIGSE, encoded by the exons ATGGCAGCAGCagcttcttcttcatcaataTTTGCAAATCGATCAGAAACGAAGTCGTTTCATCGCCCCTCTTATTCTCGTCCTCTGTTACCTCGTCATTCACCGTCTTCATTAACAACTAAACCTTCTTCTTCTTATCTTTCCAACCTTAAAATCTCAG GATCCAAGAGGTCATCATCATATTGCATTAAGGCATCTTCAGAAGATTCATCTGAAACTTCACAAGTTGGGGAGGTTTTCTCGGGCTTGAAGGAAAAG TGGGATGCACTTGAAAACAAACCCATGGTTGTTATCTACGGAGGAGGGGCAGCAGTTGGCGTTTGGTTGTCTGCCACAATCATAGATGCAATCAACGGGGTACCTGTG ATCCCGAAGTTCATGGAACTTGTAGGACTTGGATACACTGGATGGTTCATCTACCGATATCTTCTCTTCAAG TCAACTAGAAAGGAACTAGCTGATGATATTGAAGcactgaagaagaagattatTGGATCTGAATAG
- the LOC122586719 gene encoding hevamine-A-like, whose translation MALLSPHFLTFLIFILTISSVEICAAGSGGIAIYWGQNGNEATLAETCATGRFPYVNLAFLNVFGNGSTPQLNLAGHCDPASGGCVSLSNDIRSCQKQGVKLMLAIGGGIGTYSLSSKLDARNVSLYLWNSFLGGKSSSVFRPLGDAALDGIDFDIELGSFLFYDDLVRYLKSYCKKTQKVYITGAPQCPYPDRLMGSALNTGLFDYVWVQFYNNPPCQYSSGNTTNLINSWNLWARSLRAKKLFLGLPAATQAAGSGFIPADVLTSEILPVIRKSPKYGGVMLWSKFWDEQSGYSSSIVSGL comes from the coding sequence ATGGCTTTACTATCACCTCATTTCCTTACTTTCCTCATCTTCATTCTAACCATATCCTCAGTAGAAATCTGTGCCGCGGGAAGTGGTGGCATCGCTATTTATTGGGGCCAAAATGGTAACGAGGCAACTCTAGCCGAAACATGTGCCACAGGAAGATTTCCTTATGTTAACCTAGCCTTCCTTAATGTATTCGGAAATGGGTCAACCCCACAACTTAACTTAGCCGGGCATTGTGATCCTGCTTCCGGAGGGTGTGTCTCGTTGAGCAACGACATTCGTAGTTGTCAAAAGCAAGGTGTTAAGCTCATGCTAGCTATTGGTGGTGGAATTGGTACCTATTCACTATCGTCAAAGCTAGATGCTAGAAACGTTTCCTTATATTTATGGAACAGTTTCTTAGGAGGCAAATCATCATCAGTGTTTCGCCCCCTTGGTGATGCTGCATTAGACGGCATTGATTTTGATATCGAACTAGGATCATTTCTATTTTATGATGATCTAGTTCGATATTTAAAATCTTACtgcaaaaaaactcaaaaagtttATATTACCGGGGCCCCACAATGCCCATATCCAGATAGGCTAATGGGGTCCGCTTTAAACACCGGGCTATTTGATTACGTGTGGGTTCAATTTTACAACAACCCACCATGTCAATATTCTTCGGGTAACACTACAAATCTGATTAATTCATGGAACCTTTGGGCTAGGTCGTTAAGGGCGAAAAAGTTATTTTTGGGGTTACCGGCGGCGACACAAGCTGCCGGAAGTGGGTTTATTCCGGCAGATGTATTGACATCCGAGATTCTTCCGGTGATTAGAAAGTCACCTAAATATGGAGGTGTAATGTTGTGGTCAAAATTTTGGGATGAACAAAGTGGATATAGTTCATCAATTGTATCAGGATTATAA
- the LOC122588018 gene encoding secreted RxLR effector protein 161-like → MRVIPYASVVGSIMYAQVCTRPDIAYIVGMLGRYLSNPGLAHWKAAKKVLRYLQGTKDYKLTFRMSDDLEVVGYSDSDFAKSKEDKKSTSGYIFMLAGGPISWRSHKQKLTATSTMMAEYIVVYNATCHGMLLRNLHA, encoded by the exons ATGAGGGTGATACCTTATGCATCTGTAGTTGGGAGCATTATGTATGCTCAAGTCTGTACTCGACCAGATATCGCTTACATCGTCGGTATGCTAGGACGTTATTTGTCTAATCCTGGATTGGCACACTGGAAAGCGgctaaaaaggttctacgatatctgcaagggaccaaagactacaaactAACTTTTAGAATGAGTGATGACTTAGAAGTAGTAGGATATTCAGATTCTGATTTTGCTAAAAGCAAGgaagataagaaatctacttctggatatattttcatgttagctGGCGGACCTATCTCTTGGCGGAGTCATAAACAGAAACTAACTGCAACGTCCACCATGATGGCTGAATATATTGTCGTTTACAATGCCACTTGTCATGGGATGTTGTTAAGGAACCTT CATGCATAA
- the LOC122586567 gene encoding loricrin-like, which produces MANTPSYLPSLSGSNTCKCVEKVVDGRTSLPSSSFYLNGNKRKRSFIDGLLDMQDGSPLSLGLGCSMSSGVTVFSCKENEEHNSCDLDLSMNLMSETNSKGPEVDLELSLAAGSVESDVTANSRASFPFKYNLNPPVSSSIMTSAGIQLVDEGSTSSRWKLPLFSPFQTAEPMPRVHNVSGYSGLDSVIHGGSASYDSGLVPSQQRRNSNVKECRFIGCTRGARGASGFCIAHGGGRRCQREGCQKGAEGKTVFCKAHGGGRRCEFLGCTKSAEGRTDFCIGHGGGRRCSHDGCTHAARGKSGLCIRHGGGKRCKMEGCTKSAEGISGLCISHGGGRRCQYPACTKGAQGSTMFCKAHGGGKRCTFLGCTKGAEGSTSFCKGHGGGKRCTFEGGCSKSVHGGTLFCVSHGGGKRCAVAECTKSARGRTSFCVRHGGGKRCKHEGCGKSAQGRTDFCKAHGGGKRCSWIPSEPSVGHTFTACDKFARGKTGLCGFHNQLAQHNQIPGVLADNRSPIGYSGGLVPAGLADDHGTPVEVTGHGGYSLPEGRVHGGGLMAMLRGSPIAHQNQGKVGPWDLTGAQWV; this is translated from the coding sequence ATGGCTAATACACCTTCATATCTCCCTTCGTTATCTGGTTCAAACACTTGCAAATGTGTTGAAAAAGTTGTCGATGGCAGGACTAGTTTACCATCATCGAGTTTTTACTTGAATGGTAACAAGAGAAAACGCAGTTTTATTGATGGGCTTTTGGATATGCAAGATGGGTCTCCACTATCTCTTGGGTTGGGTTGTTCTATGAGCTCTGGTGTCACTGTTTTTTCgtgtaaagaaaatgaagagCATAATTCGTGCGATCTTGATCTTTCAATGAATCTAATGTCTGAAACGAATTCGAAAGGTCCTGAAGTAGACCTTGAGTTAAGTCTAGCAGCTGGTTCTGTTGAATCTGATGTTACTGCGAATAGTCGTGCATCATTTCcctttaaatataatttaaaccCGCCTGTTTCCAGCAGCATTATGACCTCTGCAGGAATTCAACTTGTGGATGAAGGGTCAACATCATCTCGATGGAAATTACCTCTTTTTTCCCCATTTCAAACTGCAGAACCTATGCCTCGTGTTCATAATGTGTCTGGATATAGTGGTTTGGATTCTGTAATACATGGTGGCTCGGCTTCCTATGATTCTGGATTGGTTCCATCACAACAGCGACGAAATAGTAATGTGAAAGAGTGTCGGTTTATTGGGTGCACAAGGGGCGCAAGAGGTGCTTCTGGTTTTTGTATTGCTCACGGTGGAGGTAGGAGGTGTCAAAGGGAAGGGTGTCAAAAAGGAGCTGAAGGAAAAACCGTGTTTTGTAAAGCCCATGGTGGTGGTCGACGTTGTGAGTTTCTTGGCTGCACCAAAAGCGCTGAAGGCCGAACAGACTTTTGTATCGGTCATGGTGGTGGTAGGCGGTGCAGCCATGACGGGTGTACCCATGCCGCCAGGGGAAAGTCAGGGTTATGTATACGGCATGGTGGTGGAAAAAGATGCAAAATGGAAGGTTGCACTAAAAGTGCAGAGGGTATATCCGGCCTTTGTATATCTCATGGTGGTGGCCGGCGGTGCCAGTACCCTGCCTGTACTAAAGGTGCTCAAGGGAGCACGATGTTTTGTAAAGCTCATGGTGGTGGTAAACGCTGCACATTTTTAGGGTGTACGAAAGGGGCGGAAGGTAGCACAAGTTTTTGTAAAGGCCATGGTGGTGGAAAACGATGCACATTTGAAGGCGGCTGTTCTAAAAGCGTCCATGGTGGCACTCTTTTTTGTGTTAGTCATGGTGGTGGAAAGCGTTGTGCAGTAGCGGAATGTACCAAAAGCGCCAGGGGACGAACAAGTTTTTGTGTTCGTCATGGTGGTGGAAAAAGATGTAAACATGAAGGATGCGGGAAAAGCGCTCAAGGTCGAACAGATTTTTGCAAGGCACATGGCGGCGGTAAACGATGCTCATGGATCCCATCTGAACCGTCTGTAGGGCATACTTTTACAGCATGTGACAAGTTTGCTAGAGGAAAAACTGGTCTTTGTGGTTTTCATAATCAGCTGGCTCAACACAACCAGATTCCTGGAGTGTTAGCAGACAACCGTAGCCCAATTGGATATAGTGGCGGTTTAGTGCCAGCTGGGTTAGCAGATGACCATGGTACACCAGTTGAAGTGACGGGTCATGGTGGTTACTCGTTGCCAGAAGGCAGAGTTCATGGTGGTGGCTTGATGGCTATGCTTAGAGGGTCACCCATAGCCCATCAGAACCAGGGGAAAGTTGGCCCGTGGGACTTGACGGGTGCTCAATGGGTGTAA